A single Filimonas effusa DNA region contains:
- a CDS encoding BamA/TamA family outer membrane protein yields MKTTLIRTILSVLLLTLCYCQSRAQIPVPADTTKNAPAARSEQRQRLHPDSVAQQYDVGNLASAIFHPGRKRDSVSRKSSGIIVIPNVAANPSIGAQIGIKAVAGRKLGKDPNTLLSVAATSASITTKGIIYFYISHNVYTNSNKWNFQGSLVAAKTVTPDFGLGIGKAPAGSETDQILANADRKPRALHGQFYNFREKVYKEVKKNLLVGAGVSFDIRRKLDERNAAGTLTPYNIYSDKYGFERDHYMANGLLFNVQYTTRDNQNRAYKGMYLDAGIRINQEWMGSTRNALQFTADLRKYISLSAYNPEHVIALWNWGSYLISGRVPYLELPGTAKDPGSRSGRGYTIGYFKGENYNYSEIEYRFPILRNKFISGVTFFHLQTADDDAGAKLFQVWQPGGGAGLRVLFNKHTRTNLCLDYAFGKYGAKGFFLGLNEAF; encoded by the coding sequence ATGAAAACAACGCTTATCCGTACCATCTTATCAGTGCTGCTGCTCACGCTTTGCTATTGTCAAAGCCGGGCACAGATCCCCGTACCCGCCGATACCACTAAAAATGCACCCGCAGCCCGCAGTGAACAAAGGCAGAGACTGCATCCCGATAGTGTAGCACAGCAATACGATGTCGGCAACCTTGCCAGCGCCATCTTCCATCCCGGCAGGAAAAGAGACAGTGTCTCCCGCAAATCTTCCGGTATCATAGTTATTCCCAATGTGGCCGCCAACCCCAGCATCGGCGCGCAGATAGGCATCAAAGCTGTAGCTGGACGGAAACTGGGAAAAGACCCTAATACGCTGTTGTCTGTAGCTGCAACCTCGGCCTCGATAACCACCAAGGGCATCATCTATTTTTATATCAGCCATAACGTCTACACCAACAGTAATAAATGGAATTTCCAGGGAAGCCTGGTTGCTGCCAAAACTGTTACCCCCGACTTTGGTCTGGGCATCGGCAAAGCACCCGCCGGCTCCGAAACCGATCAGATCCTCGCCAACGCCGATAGAAAACCACGCGCTCTGCATGGCCAGTTCTACAACTTCCGCGAAAAAGTGTATAAAGAAGTAAAGAAAAACCTTCTCGTAGGCGCCGGCGTCTCCTTCGATATCCGCCGCAAGCTCGACGAAAGGAACGCAGCGGGCACATTAACCCCCTACAACATTTACAGCGATAAATATGGCTTCGAAAGAGATCATTATATGGCGAATGGCCTTTTATTCAATGTGCAGTACACCACCCGCGATAACCAGAACCGCGCCTATAAAGGAATGTACCTCGATGCAGGTATCCGTATAAACCAGGAATGGATGGGTAGCACACGTAATGCCCTCCAGTTTACCGCTGATCTGAGAAAATACATCAGCCTTTCAGCCTACAATCCTGAACACGTGATTGCCTTATGGAACTGGGGTTCCTATCTTATCAGCGGCAGGGTTCCTTATCTCGAATTACCTGGTACCGCCAAAGATCCCGGCTCTAGAAGCGGCAGGGGATATACCATTGGTTATTTTAAAGGAGAAAACTATAACTATTCCGAGATTGAATACCGCTTCCCCATTCTCCGCAACAAATTCATCAGCGGCGTCACCTTCTTTCATCTGCAAACAGCTGATGATGACGCGGGTGCAAAACTCTTCCAGGTATGGCAGCCGGGGGGTGGGGCAGGGTTAAGGGTACTTTTCAACAAACATACACGTACCAACCTTTGCCTCGATTATGCGTTTGGGAAATACGGTGCGAAGGGCTTTTTCCTGGGTTTGAACGAAGCCTTTTGA